GACCCTGTTCCGCATGATCGCCGGCGAGGAGCGACCCGACAGCGGCACGCTGCGCGTCGGTGACACGGTGCAGCTCGCCTACGTCGACCAGGACCGCGGCGGTCTCGACCCGGCCAACACGGTGTGGAAGGAGATCTCGAGCAACCAGGACGTCGTGCTGCTCGGCAAGCGCGAGGTGAGCTCGCGCCAGTACGTGTCCTGGTTCAACTTCCGCGGCGGCGACCAGCAGAAGAAGATCGCCGACCTCTCGGGCGGAGAGCGCAACCGTGTGCACCTCGCGAAGCTGCTCCGCTCGGGCGGGAACGTGCTGCTGCTCGACGAGCCGACGAACGACCTCGACGTGGACACGCTGCGCGCGCTCGAGGATGCGCTGCTCGACTTCGCCGGCTGCGCCGTCGTCATCACGCACGACCGCTGGTTCCTGGACCGTGTCGCCACGCACATCCTCGCCTTCGAGGGCGACTCGCAGGTGACGTGGTTCGAGGGCTCGTGGGGCGAGTACGCCGCCTGGGTGACCGAGACGCGCGGCTCCGAGGCCCTCGAGCCGCACCGGATCAGGTACAAGCCGCTCGTGCGCCCCTGAGGCCGGCGGGCTCGCCCCTACTTGCGCGTGCGCCCGTCCGTGAGGCGGCGCGAGCGCTGCTGCGCGCGGCGCATCAAGGCGGCCTGGTGGTCGAACGGCTTGCCGGGCCGTGCGGGCCGCAGGCGCGACCACGAGCCGTCGGCGGCGAGCGCCCACGATTGCGCGTCGTCGGCGAAGACGCTGTCGAGCACGGCGCCGAGCTCCTGGCGGGCGCGCGCGTTCTCGACGGGTACGAGCACCTCGATGCGGCGGTCGAGGTTCCGCGGCATGAGGTCGGCGCTGCCGATGAAGATCGTGCTCGACGCGCCGGCCTCGAACGAGTAGATGCGGCTGTGCTCGAGGAAGCGCCCGAGGATCGACCGTACGCGGATCCTCTCGGAGAGCCCTTCGACGCCGGGCCGCAGCATGCAGACCGAGCGTGCGCAGACCTCGACGTCCGCTCCCGCGGTGCTCGCCGCGTAGAGCTCGTCGATGATCGTCGCGTCGACGAGGTTGTTGAGCTTGAGGCGGACGCGCGCGGGCCCGCCCGCGGCCGCGGCGGCCGCGACGCGCCGGATCTCGTCCACGAGCCGCGCCCGCATCCCGAACGGCGCCACGAGCAGCTTGCGGAAACGCTGCGGCCTGCCGAAGCCGGTGACGTAGTTGAAGACGTCGGCGACGTCGGCCGCGATCTCCTCGTCGGCCGTGAACAGGCCCACGTCCTCGTACAGGCGCGCCGTCGCCGCGTGGTAGTTGCCGGTGCCGATGTGCACGTAGCGCCGCAGTCCGCCCGCCTCGCGGCGCACGACGAGGGTCATCTTCGCGTGGATCTTCATGTCGGGGAACCCGTGCACGACGTGCACCCCCGCCTGCTCGAGCTCGCGCGACCATTCGATGTTGCGCCGCTCGTCGAAGCGCGCCTTGAGCTCGACGAGGCACACCGACTGCTTCCCCTGCTCTGCGCAGTCGATCAGCGCGGACACGAGCGCGCTGTCGTCCGAGGTGCGGTAGACGGCCGTCTTCATCGCGATCACGTCGGGGTCGGAGGCGGCTGCGGCCGCGAACGCCTCGAAGCTCGTCCGGAACGACTCGTACGGCTGCTGTACGAGCAGGTCGCCGCGGCGGATCTCGTCGAAGAAACGTGCCCCGTCCTTGACGCGCGCGAGGCGCGGCTGCGTGACCGGCACCCACGGCTCGTGCTTGAGGTCGGGACGCTCCAGCCGTGTCAGCTGGATCAGGTCGGCCTGGTCGAGCGGCCCTTCGATCTCGTACACCTGGCTCGGAGCGACTGCGAGCCCGTCCTGCAGGCGCTCGAGCATGCCGGCCGACGCCGACGCCGAAACCTCCACACGTACGACGTCGCCGAAGCGCCGCCGCCGCAGCTCCGACTCGACGGCCTCGAGCAGGTCGTCGGCGTCGTCGGAGACCTCGAAGTCGGCGTCGCGCGTGACCCGGAACACCGCCCGCTCGCCGATCTCCATGCCCGGGAACAGCATCGGCAGGAAGTGGCCGATCACGACTTCGAGCGGGAGCAGGCGCTTGCCGGTGTCGACGAAGCGGTCGAGCCCTTCCGGGATCTTCACGCGGGCGAACCGCTCCTCTGCGGTCTCCGGGTCGACTGCGAGCACGCCCAGCGAGAGCGACAGCCCCGAGATGTAGGGAAACGGTTGCCCGGGACCGACGGCGAGAGGGGTCAGCACGGGGTAGATCTCGCGCACGAAGCGCGTCTCGAGGCGCCGGAGCTCCTTCGCGCCGCACTCGTCGATCGTGCCGACGGGGATGCCCTCGGCGGCGAGCGCCGGGCGGAGCTCGCGCTTCCACAGCTTCGCCTGCCGGGCTGTGAGGTCGACGACGCGGTCGCGGATGCGGGCGAGCGCCTGCTGCGGCGTGAGCCCGTCGCTCGAGCGCACGCCGAAGCCGGCCGCCTCCTGCCCCATCAGGCCGGCGACGCGCACCATGAAGAACTCGTCCAGGTTGGACGAGAAGATCGAGCAGAACCTGACCCGCTCGAGCAGCGGCTGCCCGGGGTCCTGTGCGAGGTCGAGCACGCGCGCGTTGAAATCGAGCCAGGAGAGCTCGCGGTTGAGCAGCCGCGGCTCCGCGACCTTCGTCTCCACGCTCATGCGCGGATCGTGCCAGACCCCGCCGCCGGGAGCGTCTCGATCCGGAGCACGAGAGCCGCGAGCGCCGTTACGCGTCCGCCGCGAGCGCGGCGACGAGCAGGCGCTCGAAGTGGGCGATCAGCCGCTCGGAGCGCGCTAGCAGCGCCCCCTCCGCGATCACGCCCGAGCGCATCCCGAGCTGGACGCGCTCGACGAGCGCCCGGTCCTCGGCGCCGACGCGGTCGTCGAGCTCGAGGTAGTCCGTCACCCACTCCTCGTCGATGCCGGGCTCGAAGAAGTAGTCGAGGAAGCGGTACGTGCGCTCGGCGCCGAGCGGCACGATCGGGCCGATCGAGAGGTTGCCGCGCCCCGGCATGACGTTGATCGCGGTGTTCGGGAAGAGCAGGTGGAACTGGCCGCGGCCGACCCTGCCGGCGGCGTCGTAGACGCCGCCGCCGCCGTTCTTCGGGGGCCCGTACTGGCTCGAGAAGGTCGGGTGCTCCTCGAGCGCGTACGCGCTCGCCGCCACGTCGATCGCCTTCGAGAAGCTCGGGTGCGCGACGGCGCAGTGGTAGCACTCGAGGTAGTTCTCTGCGCACACCTTCCAGTTCGCCTCGAGCTCGCTCTCGGCGCGACTGTGGAAGACGAGCCCGTCCACGTCCACGCCGCCGTCCTCGACGAGGCGCGGCAGCTCGCCGAGGTGCTCGGCGAGCGGGGCGGCCGCGGGATCCGGATTCACGAACACGAACGGCCCCCACGTGTCGACCTGCACCGGGACCAGCCCGAGCGCCGCACGGTCGAGGCCGGGCTCGTCGTCGCAGCGCGGCGCGGCGCGCAACGACCCGTCGAGGTCGTACGTCCACGCGTGGTACGGGCACTGCAGCGTCTCGCGCCTGCCGGCGCCCTCGCACAGCAGGTGGCCGCGATGGCGGCAGACGTTGACGAAGCCGCGCAGCTCTCCCGCCCCGTCGCGGACGAGCACGATCGGGATATGGCCCGCGCGCGTGACGGCGAACGAGCCTGGCTCCGGCACGTCGCCGGTGTGGCCGGCGTACTGCCAGCTCATGCGGAAGATCCGCTCCTGCTCGAGCCGCAGCACGGCAGGATCGGCGTACCAGTCCCACGGAATCGTGCGGGTGCTCTGGGCGCTCGCCATCGAGGCCAAGCGTATCGCGCGGTCAGCCGAGGCACGCGCGCCGCACGCCGGGGCCAGGCCGCCCGGCGGTGCGCACCGCCGCCGCCCTGCGCTATGCCGTCAGGTCGTGCGCGAGCTCCTCGAACACCGCCACGAAGCGGTCGCACTCCGCGAAGGTGTGGGTGATCGACAGCGTCCATTCCTCCTCGCGGCCCGGCGTCATGAAGATGCCGCGGTTCATGTTGTAGAGCCAGGCGAGCTCGCAGAGCTCGGCGTCCTGGTTCGCCTTGAAGGACGCGTAGTCGCTGATCCTCTCGGGCGAGAACGTGACGCACCCCTTGGAGCCGACGCCGACCGCGTAGCCCGGGAAGCTGAACTTCTCGATCACCGCCTGGCAGCCCTGCATGAGGCGGTCGTTGAGCGTGTCGAGGTGCGCGTAGGCCGCGGGCGTCAGCACCTCGAGCAGGTTCGCGCGCGCGGCCGCCATCGAGAGCGGGTTGCCGTTGTAGGTGCCGACCTGC
This window of the Gaiella occulta genome carries:
- the ppk1 gene encoding polyphosphate kinase 1 — translated: MSVETKVAEPRLLNRELSWLDFNARVLDLAQDPGQPLLERVRFCSIFSSNLDEFFMVRVAGLMGQEAAGFGVRSSDGLTPQQALARIRDRVVDLTARQAKLWKRELRPALAAEGIPVGTIDECGAKELRRLETRFVREIYPVLTPLAVGPGQPFPYISGLSLSLGVLAVDPETAEERFARVKIPEGLDRFVDTGKRLLPLEVVIGHFLPMLFPGMEIGERAVFRVTRDADFEVSDDADDLLEAVESELRRRRFGDVVRVEVSASASAGMLERLQDGLAVAPSQVYEIEGPLDQADLIQLTRLERPDLKHEPWVPVTQPRLARVKDGARFFDEIRRGDLLVQQPYESFRTSFEAFAAAAASDPDVIAMKTAVYRTSDDSALVSALIDCAEQGKQSVCLVELKARFDERRNIEWSRELEQAGVHVVHGFPDMKIHAKMTLVVRREAGGLRRYVHIGTGNYHAATARLYEDVGLFTADEEIAADVADVFNYVTGFGRPQRFRKLLVAPFGMRARLVDEIRRVAAAAAAGGPARVRLKLNNLVDATIIDELYAASTAGADVEVCARSVCMLRPGVEGLSERIRVRSILGRFLEHSRIYSFEAGASSTIFIGSADLMPRNLDRRIEVLVPVENARARQELGAVLDSVFADDAQSWALAADGSWSRLRPARPGKPFDHQAALMRRAQQRSRRLTDGRTRK
- a CDS encoding aromatic ring-hydroxylating oxygenase subunit alpha, whose translation is MASAQSTRTIPWDWYADPAVLRLEQERIFRMSWQYAGHTGDVPEPGSFAVTRAGHIPIVLVRDGAGELRGFVNVCRHRGHLLCEGAGRRETLQCPYHAWTYDLDGSLRAAPRCDDEPGLDRAALGLVPVQVDTWGPFVFVNPDPAAAPLAEHLGELPRLVEDGGVDVDGLVFHSRAESELEANWKVCAENYLECYHCAVAHPSFSKAIDVAASAYALEEHPTFSSQYGPPKNGGGGVYDAAGRVGRGQFHLLFPNTAINVMPGRGNLSIGPIVPLGAERTYRFLDYFFEPGIDEEWVTDYLELDDRVGAEDRALVERVQLGMRSGVIAEGALLARSERLIAHFERLLVAALAADA